In Pseudomonas oryzihabitans, the DNA window CGCGCAACCGCGCCACGGCCGCCAGGATGGAGGCGAACACCAGTGGCATGATGCTCATCTGCAGCAGCTGCACATAGCCGTTGCCGACCAGGTTGAACCAGCTGATGGAGGTCTTGAGCACCGGGGCGTCGTGACCATAGACGAGTTGCAGCACCAGGCCGAAGGCGACGCCCAGGGCGAGGCCGATGAAGACGCGCACGGCCAGGCTCCAGCCGGTATTGCGGGTACGCGCCAGCAGGCCGAGCAGCACGGCGAAGGCGACGAGGTTGAGGACGAGAGGCAGATTCACACGAGGTCTCCGAAACGGCGCCCGGCGCGGCCGCCGGACGAGAGGCGGGCGATGGTATCAGTTCAGGCCGCCCGGGCTTAGATCGAGGCGCTATCACCTGATAACCCTGGGACCCTGGGCGGAGCGGTTCTATCGCCGGAGCGAACGGTATTTCCGCGGTGCTCGGCACTGCTAGAGTGCGCCGCGTCGGGAAACGAAGCCCGACCCTGCCAACCAGAAAAGGAGTCACCTCATGCAACGTTTCGCCAAGCTCGCCGCCTCTTTCGCCCTCGCCGCCGCCGTCGCTGGCTGCACCGGCACCGCGATGAAGACGCAGAACCTGGATCCGTCGCAGTACACCGTCGTCGGTCATGGCGAAGGCAAGGCCACCGGTCTGATGATCCTAGGTTTCATCCCGGTCCAGCAGAACGACCGCTTCGTGCGCGCCCAGCAGGCCGCCATCAAGTCCCGCGGCGGCGATGCCCTGATCAACGCCCAGGTGCAGGAAAACTGGTTCTGGGCCTATGTCCTGAACGGCTACACCACCACCGTTTCCGGCGACGTGGTCAAGCTCAAGCGCTGAGCCTTCCGCGACCGACAGGCGCCGCCCACCCGGGCGGCGTTTTTGCGCTAGGCTGGCAACTTCTCCCCGAGGAAGCCGACCATGACCGCGACCCTGATGAAACTCCCGCTGCAATCCATCGACGGCGAAACCCTGACCCTGGAACGCTACCTGGGCAAGGTGCTGCTGGTGGTGAACGTCGCCTCCAAGTGCGGCCTTACCAGCCAGTACGAAGGCCTGGAACGCCTTTACGAGACCCAGCGCGAGCGCGGCCTGGAGGTGCTCGGCTTTCCCGCCAACGACTTCAAGCAGCAGGAGCCGGGCAGCGATGCCGAGATCAAGGAATTCTGCTCCCTCACCTACGGTGTGCAATTCCCCCTGTTCGCCAAGCTCAGCGTGGTGGGTGAAGACCAGCATCCGCTCTATGCG includes these proteins:
- a CDS encoding glutathione peroxidase, with translation MTATLMKLPLQSIDGETLTLERYLGKVLLVVNVASKCGLTSQYEGLERLYETQRERGLEVLGFPANDFKQQEPGSDAEIKEFCSLTYGVQFPLFAKLSVVGEDQHPLYAELTQAQPETTGDGPFRERMLSRGGTPNPKPEVLWNFEKFLIGRNGEVVGRFAPDVTAEDPRLVEAIEKELAKG